A portion of the Cyanobacterium sp. T60_A2020_053 genome contains these proteins:
- the mreC gene encoding rod shape-determining protein MreC, translated as MLVKSIRRWWHRNGSQLIWGAVTGALALLIYYTQGAVINEILYQVSRPFNYNLTIEKERLYQDRTIQQLLNEIEQLKTTNQELQNLVNYQGNSNQNFVTARVIGRNPDGWWQIITLDKGENVGVKVDNVVISVGGLVGKIIQVTPNTSRVLLISDYNSRVGANTSRTGYQGFIKGQSTQVGIMEFYAKVTDVDMGDLVTTSNISSIFPPDIPIGKVSALHLNKSPAPEVEIEFTSPLAFLDWVMVAIDNE; from the coding sequence ATGTTAGTTAAAAGTATTCGCCGTTGGTGGCATAGAAACGGTAGTCAGTTGATTTGGGGGGCGGTGACGGGCGCCCTTGCCCTTTTAATTTATTATACGCAAGGGGCGGTAATTAATGAAATTCTTTATCAGGTTTCTCGCCCTTTTAATTATAATCTAACCATAGAGAAAGAAAGATTATATCAAGATCGCACGATTCAACAGTTACTCAATGAAATTGAACAACTAAAAACCACTAATCAAGAGTTACAAAATCTGGTTAATTATCAAGGTAACAGTAACCAAAATTTTGTCACGGCGCGCGTCATCGGGCGCAATCCTGATGGGTGGTGGCAAATTATCACCCTCGATAAAGGGGAAAATGTGGGGGTAAAAGTTGATAATGTGGTGATTAGTGTGGGGGGTTTGGTGGGAAAAATCATTCAAGTTACCCCTAATACCAGTCGGGTTTTACTCATCAGCGATTATAACAGTCGGGTGGGCGCTAATACCAGTCGCACGGGCTATCAAGGGTTTATTAAAGGTCAATCCACTCAAGTTGGTATTATGGAATTTTATGCTAAGGTGACGGATGTGGATATGGGGGATTTGGTGACGACTTCTAATATCAGCAGTATTTTTCCTCCCGATATTCCCATCGGCAAAGTCAGCGCCCTCCACCTCAACAAAAGTCCAGCGCCTGAAGTAGAGATAGAATTTACCTCCCCTTTAGCTTTCCTTGATTGGGTTATGGTAGCAATAGATAATGAATAA
- a CDS encoding DUF3747 domain-containing protein, translating to MSKSSYALKLMTLAVTTVASLLPIQATKADATFSEVNMVQTDVIAVSQTLPPLFGIPRFNLLVIEQIPGRNTCWQEVGENPTNVNLLLSNFDFTGHCRRATDANGYSIRYNGQDYGQSYILNLVESNGVLNLIGFNPNTNTRINIGTTTGMNGQPMKINLNPGWQLTKRAYQGKVLGHFYFSYQEPATTQNNTLPENNTLPDGNVRDIVAPSN from the coding sequence ATGAGCAAATCTTCTTACGCTTTAAAATTAATGACCTTAGCGGTAACTACCGTTGCTAGTTTATTACCCATTCAAGCAACTAAAGCTGATGCAACCTTTAGTGAAGTTAATATGGTACAAACCGATGTTATTGCAGTAAGCCAAACCCTGCCACCATTATTCGGTATCCCCCGATTCAATCTCTTAGTTATTGAGCAAATTCCGGGTAGAAATACCTGTTGGCAGGAAGTCGGAGAAAATCCCACTAATGTTAACCTATTGTTGAGTAATTTTGATTTTACTGGACATTGTCGCCGCGCCACCGATGCTAACGGTTATTCCATCCGTTACAATGGACAAGATTATGGACAAAGTTATATTCTTAATTTAGTAGAAAGTAATGGAGTTTTAAATTTAATTGGATTTAATCCTAACACTAACACTCGTATTAATATAGGTACTACCACTGGGATGAATGGTCAACCCATGAAAATTAATCTTAATCCAGGCTGGCAGTTAACAAAAAGAGCTTATCAGGGCAAAGTTTTAGGTCATTTTTATTTTAGCTATCAAGAACCTGCTACCACTCAAAATAACACTTTACCTGAAAATAATACCTTACCTGATGGAAATGTGAGAGATATTGTTGCACCATCTAATTAG
- a CDS encoding rod shape-determining protein — protein sequence MLRRNNMGFFDRFSESQDMGIDLGTANTLIYVPGKDIVLNEPSVIAIDVERQQTIAVGEEARKMLGRTPVNVKTIRPLKDGVITDIKITEMMLREFIRKVRGNNSLSRSRIIIGVPSGITTVERRAVEEAMESSGAIENIEFIDEPVAAALGAGLPVEEAVGSMIVDIGGGTTEVAVLSYQGIVYSDSVRVAGDEISESISRHLKRVYNLIIGERTAEQIKIQLGSAYPTENEPQDMEIRGLYMVSGLPKTVIITAEEIRACIVDPVGVIVEAIKKTLEQTPPELAGDIIDRGIMLAGGGALLRGIDSLITNETGIVTHIAPNPLQCVVYGTGKVLEDYNRLGRVSRRR from the coding sequence ATGTTGAGGAGAAATAACATGGGGTTCTTTGATCGCTTTTCTGAGTCTCAAGATATGGGCATTGACTTAGGAACAGCCAATACCTTAATCTATGTGCCGGGAAAGGATATTGTCTTAAATGAACCTTCGGTGATTGCCATTGATGTGGAAAGACAACAAACCATCGCCGTAGGGGAAGAAGCCAGAAAAATGTTAGGGCGCACTCCTGTTAATGTGAAAACCATTAGACCTCTGAAGGATGGGGTAATTACAGATATTAAAATCACTGAAATGATGTTACGGGAGTTTATTCGTAAGGTGCGGGGTAATAACTCTCTTAGTCGTTCCAGAATTATTATTGGTGTACCTAGTGGCATTACCACAGTAGAAAGAAGGGCAGTGGAAGAAGCCATGGAAAGTTCGGGCGCCATTGAAAATATTGAATTTATCGATGAACCAGTGGCGGCGGCGTTGGGCGCTGGTTTACCCGTAGAGGAAGCGGTAGGTAGTATGATTGTGGATATTGGAGGGGGTACTACGGAAGTAGCGGTTTTGAGTTACCAAGGCATTGTTTATAGTGATTCGGTGCGAGTAGCTGGGGATGAAATTAGTGAGTCCATTTCTCGTCATCTCAAGCGAGTATATAATTTAATTATTGGTGAGCGCACGGCGGAGCAGATTAAAATTCAATTAGGTTCTGCTTATCCTACGGAAAATGAGCCACAGGATATGGAAATCAGGGGTTTATATATGGTGTCGGGATTGCCGAAAACTGTTATTATTACGGCGGAAGAAATTAGAGCCTGTATTGTTGATCCTGTAGGGGTAATCGTGGAAGCGATTAAGAAAACTTTGGAGCAAACTCCTCCTGAGTTGGCAGGGGATATTATTGATCGGGGTATCATGTTGGCAGGGGGAGGGGCGCTGTTACGAGGGATTGATAGTTTAATTACTAATGAAACGGGTATTGTTACTCATATTGCCCCAAATCCTCTTCAATGTGTGGTTTACGGTACGGGAAAGGTGTTGGAAGATTATAACCGTTTGGGTAGAGTTAGTCGCAGAAGATAA
- the lnt gene encoding apolipoprotein N-acyltransferase, with amino-acid sequence MGFTVAPFTIYLLAWIAIIPPWILVQQKSLKKVILTCAMWGIGYHGLALFWITGIHPMTWMGVSWFNSLLIAIFAWFFITAWGASLVIFWGIIFHFYLKLVNLSELKNYGSKICLKILGGITIWCLTEKIWSYSPLWWSSISYTQSPYNLAILQFLKISGITTITALLILVNGLFAESLLLSFPIISPSFSKIRGEQIFFEKEKKVNKNLTKKIISLSVIIFISAHSIGYLMYRQPLNDLPENLVKVGIIQGNIPNTIKLYESGVRRALDNYKNGYEILSYGNPDLIITPETALPLYYEDIVNNTQIYQKILDKKIPIILGGFGKKNNGFTNSLFSIDREAKLIGRYNKVNLVPLGEYIPFQAVLGKIIDRLSPLDAHLLAGEKQQAFLTNLGKITVGICYESAYAEHFRRQNAQGGEFIITASNNAHYSIVMPSQHHAQDVMRAIEGGRWMARATNTGYSGIVDPHGNTIWQSSINEFQVYQGKIYRRQDKTLYVLWGDWLLKLLVIGLILSWFLILNFWKK; translated from the coding sequence ATGGGATTCACTGTAGCGCCCTTCACCATTTATTTATTAGCTTGGATTGCCATAATTCCCCCCTGGATTTTAGTTCAACAAAAATCACTTAAAAAAGTTATTTTAACTTGTGCAATGTGGGGCATTGGTTACCATGGTTTAGCTTTATTTTGGATTACTGGGATTCATCCCATGACATGGATGGGGGTTAGTTGGTTCAACAGTTTACTAATTGCTATTTTTGCTTGGTTTTTTATTACGGCGTGGGGCGCTAGTTTAGTTATTTTTTGGGGAATCATATTTCATTTTTATCTAAAATTAGTTAATTTGTCTGAACTTAAAAATTACGGTTCTAAAATTTGTTTAAAAATATTAGGGGGTATAACCATTTGGTGTTTAACGGAAAAAATTTGGAGTTATTCTCCCTTATGGTGGTCGTCAATTTCTTATACTCAAAGCCCTTATAATTTAGCAATTTTACAGTTTTTAAAAATTTCAGGTATTACCACAATTACCGCCTTATTAATTTTAGTTAATGGTTTATTTGCTGAAAGTCTTTTATTAAGTTTTCCTATTATTTCTCCTTCTTTTAGCAAGATTAGGGGAGAGCAAATTTTCTTTGAAAAAGAGAAAAAAGTAAATAAAAACTTGACTAAAAAGATAATATCATTAAGTGTAATTATTTTTATTTCAGCGCACTCCATCGGTTATTTAATGTATCGGCAACCCCTTAACGATTTACCAGAAAATTTAGTAAAAGTTGGTATTATTCAAGGTAATATACCCAATACTATCAAACTGTATGAATCGGGAGTGAGGAGGGCGCTGGATAACTATAAAAATGGCTATGAAATTTTAAGTTATGGTAATCCTGATTTAATCATTACCCCCGAAACTGCTCTACCTTTATACTATGAAGATATAGTTAATAACACTCAAATTTACCAAAAAATATTAGATAAAAAAATCCCAATTATTTTAGGGGGATTTGGTAAAAAAAATAATGGCTTTACCAATAGCCTATTTAGTATTGATAGGGAGGCCAAGTTAATTGGTAGATATAATAAAGTAAACCTTGTACCGTTGGGAGAATATATCCCATTTCAAGCAGTTTTAGGTAAAATAATTGATCGTCTTTCCCCTTTAGATGCCCATTTATTAGCAGGAGAAAAACAACAAGCATTTTTAACCAACTTAGGCAAAATTACCGTAGGGATATGCTATGAATCAGCCTATGCCGAACATTTTCGCCGTCAAAATGCACAAGGAGGAGAATTTATCATTACAGCTTCTAATAACGCTCACTATAGCATAGTAATGCCCTCCCAGCATCATGCCCAAGATGTCATGAGGGCAATTGAGGGAGGGCGCTGGATGGCAAGGGCAACTAATACAGGTTATTCTGGTATTGTTGACCCTCACGGTAACACAATTTGGCAATCATCCATTAACGAATTTCAAGTTTATCAAGGGAAAATTTATCGCCGTCAAGATAAAACTTTATATGTATTATGGGGAGATTGGCTACTTAAATTATTGGTGATTGGGTTAATTTTATCTTGGTTTTTAATATTAAACTTCTGGAAAAAATAG
- a CDS encoding nicotinate-nucleotide adenylyltransferase produces the protein MEIAIFGTSADPPTSAHRLILDFLNQKFNLVAVYASDNPFKTHSCDLYHRNQMLGLLISESKLLSVQLAPEISALRTIHSVEKVQQKWGENIVITVVIGSDLIPQIFSWYEAEKLWTQVKILIIPREGYQPTPEIINQLNQYDYEIADFIMPSISSTDYREAKNEQVLTPAIKSYIKDHHLYHKG, from the coding sequence ATGGAAATTGCAATTTTTGGCACAAGTGCCGATCCCCCTACCAGCGCCCACCGCCTTATTTTAGACTTTTTGAATCAAAAATTTAATTTAGTGGCTGTGTATGCCTCTGATAACCCCTTTAAAACTCATTCTTGTGACCTATACCATCGCAATCAAATGTTAGGTTTATTGATTAGTGAGTCAAAATTATTATCGGTGCAATTAGCACCAGAAATCAGCGCCCTCCGCACCATCCATTCCGTGGAGAAAGTACAACAAAAATGGGGAGAAAATATTGTTATTACCGTAGTGATAGGAAGTGATTTAATACCGCAAATTTTCAGTTGGTATGAAGCCGAAAAATTATGGACACAAGTGAAAATATTGATTATTCCCCGTGAAGGTTATCAACCCACTCCAGAAATTATTAATCAACTCAATCAATATGATTATGAAATAGCCGATTTTATCATGCCTTCCATCTCTTCTACCGATTATCGAGAGGCTAAAAATGAACAGGTTTTGACTCCTGCCATTAAAAGTTATATCAAAGATCATCATCTTTATCATAAGGGTTGA